One Gemmatimonadota bacterium DNA window includes the following coding sequences:
- a CDS encoding S41 family peptidase: MNRRPLAAVVFIFLAALGVGGWLVRRGVAAPPTATPRITSAQGQRLLGDVMRYIRDKWVDTVAADDMFRRAALGMVRELGDPNTSYLPPDRLKRLREATTGMYTGIGASIDTREGWIAVIATRPGSPAERAGVRTGDRLAEVEGQSMHGWTVDEARTALRGPVGSKLKLSIQRGGNRIPLIIERGEVHTSSVSRAMMLDEHVGYFAITGFSDSTAIETSATVDSLVKAGATSMVMDLRGNPGGLLTQGVAVADLFLDSGLKIVTTRGRGVAASTVFNDKASQRWPSLPVVLLVNNFTASAAEIVAGALQDHDRAVVMGRPTYGKGSAQAVMQLEDGGALKVTNALWFTPVGRSIDHPHARREVDVSADTAKPRYKTDNGRVVLGGGGIIPDVSAGDSTVSMAERAWVAAVGTKVPLFRLALKDYAAELTRRRAAANDEFVVTPEMRDGLLTLLHARGLDVSRDVFNDAHEAIDRVIGAEVTLQAFGVLGAQHRAVHNDPVIARATKLVANAGAPAALFKRVVAQSKDSARK, encoded by the coding sequence ATGAATCGCCGTCCGCTTGCCGCTGTGGTGTTCATCTTTTTGGCGGCGCTCGGCGTCGGTGGCTGGCTCGTGCGTCGCGGCGTTGCGGCCCCACCCACGGCCACGCCGCGCATCACCTCCGCGCAGGGGCAACGCCTGCTCGGCGACGTCATGCGCTACATCCGCGATAAGTGGGTGGACACCGTCGCCGCCGATGACATGTTCCGTCGCGCCGCGCTCGGCATGGTGCGCGAACTGGGCGACCCGAACACCTCGTATCTGCCGCCCGATCGGCTCAAGCGACTGCGCGAGGCCACCACGGGGATGTACACGGGGATCGGCGCGTCGATTGACACGCGCGAAGGTTGGATTGCCGTGATCGCCACGCGCCCCGGCTCTCCCGCCGAGCGCGCCGGTGTGCGCACGGGCGACCGGCTCGCCGAAGTCGAGGGCCAGTCGATGCACGGCTGGACGGTCGACGAAGCGCGCACCGCGCTGCGCGGCCCCGTTGGGAGTAAGCTGAAGCTCTCCATTCAGCGCGGCGGCAATCGCATTCCGCTCATCATTGAGCGTGGGGAAGTGCACACGAGCAGCGTGTCGCGCGCGATGATGCTCGACGAGCATGTTGGATACTTCGCCATCACAGGCTTCAGCGATTCGACCGCCATCGAAACATCCGCGACGGTGGATTCGCTCGTGAAGGCCGGTGCCACGTCAATGGTGATGGACCTCCGCGGCAATCCGGGTGGATTGCTCACGCAGGGCGTGGCGGTGGCCGATCTGTTTTTGGATTCCGGCTTGAAAATCGTCACCACGCGTGGCCGCGGCGTAGCGGCCAGCACCGTGTTCAATGACAAAGCGTCGCAACGGTGGCCGTCGCTCCCCGTGGTGCTCCTCGTCAACAATTTTACCGCCAGCGCCGCGGAAATCGTGGCGGGCGCGCTGCAGGATCACGATCGCGCGGTGGTGATGGGGCGTCCGACCTATGGGAAGGGCAGTGCGCAGGCGGTGATGCAGCTAGAAGACGGAGGCGCGCTCAAGGTCACGAATGCGCTCTGGTTCACGCCGGTGGGGCGGAGCATTGATCATCCGCACGCTCGGCGAGAGGTGGATGTGAGCGCCGACACCGCCAAGCCGCGCTACAAGACCGACAATGGTCGTGTGGTGCTCGGCGGCGGTGGTATCATTCCCGATGTGTCGGCCGGCGACAGCACGGTCTCGATGGCCGAGCGCGCGTGGGTGGCGGCGGTCGGGACGAAGGTGCCGCTGTTCCGTCTCGCGTTGAAGGACTATGCCGCCGAGTTGACGCGCCGTCGTGCCGCGGCGAACGATGAGTTCGTGGTCACGCCGGAGATGCGCGACGGACTGCTCACGCTGCTGCATGCGCGCGGCCTTGATGTCTCTCGCGACGTCTTCAACGATGCGCACGAAGCGATCGACCGCGTGATCGGGGCTGAGGTGACGCTCCAGGCATTCGGTGTGCTGGGTGCGCAGCACCGCGCGGTGCACAACGACCCCGTGATTGCGCGAGCGACGAAGCTGGTGGCGAACGCGGGGGCGCCGGCGGCGCTCTTCAAGCGCGTGGTGGCGCAGAGCAAGGACAGCGCCCGCAAGTAA
- a CDS encoding YlbF family regulator, whose amino-acid sequence MLSDKATELGRLIGQSSEYQTVKRASDALTDDKAAVAMLERMEQLRVEAQKMMERGEQPTAEMEQELDSLLGQVQTNATYQRVMVANENFDKVMVQVNQWILDGIRKGAASPIITLG is encoded by the coding sequence ATGCTGTCCGACAAAGCCACAGAACTGGGCCGTCTCATTGGCCAGAGCTCGGAATATCAGACGGTCAAGCGCGCCAGCGATGCGCTCACCGACGACAAAGCCGCCGTTGCCATGCTCGAGCGTATGGAGCAACTGCGCGTTGAGGCGCAAAAAATGATGGAGCGTGGGGAGCAGCCCACCGCGGAAATGGAGCAGGAACTCGACAGCTTGCTTGGCCAAGTCCAAACCAACGCGACCTACCAGCGCGTGATGGTGGCCAACGAGAACTTCGATAAAGTGATGGTGCAGGTGAACCAATGGATTCTCGATGGCATCCGAAAGGGTGCGGCGAGCCCCATCATCACGCTGGGATAA
- the tmk gene encoding dTMP kinase gives MARGRLIVFEGGEGAGKSTQLARLASRLTAAGVRVANFREPGGTPLGDEIRRLLLDPAGHMSPRAEALLFMASRAELVERELRPALDAGTCVLLDRFFLSTYAYQMGGRGLPDADVRAANGVATNGLVPDVTVLLTVAPSDGLQRAAKRGAADRMENSGDEFHTRVAESFARFAAPDWQAAHPECGPIHAVDGSAAEALVAAQVLDVVCRHCAEFRSALQVTA, from the coding sequence GTGGCACGCGGCCGTCTGATCGTATTCGAAGGGGGCGAGGGGGCGGGGAAGAGCACGCAGCTCGCCCGCCTTGCGTCGCGTCTGACAGCGGCCGGCGTTCGCGTGGCGAATTTTCGTGAGCCTGGCGGTACGCCATTGGGCGACGAAATTCGCCGCCTTCTGCTCGACCCAGCAGGGCACATGTCGCCGCGCGCGGAAGCGTTGCTCTTTATGGCATCGCGCGCCGAACTCGTGGAGCGCGAACTGCGCCCGGCGCTCGACGCGGGAACGTGCGTGTTGCTCGACCGGTTCTTCCTCTCGACGTATGCCTACCAAATGGGAGGACGCGGGTTGCCCGACGCTGATGTGCGCGCCGCCAATGGCGTGGCGACCAATGGACTCGTGCCGGACGTGACTGTGTTGCTCACGGTTGCGCCAAGCGACGGACTGCAACGCGCCGCCAAGCGCGGTGCCGCCGATCGTATGGAAAATTCCGGCGATGAGTTTCACACACGCGTCGCGGAGTCGTTCGCTCGCTTCGCTGCCCCAGACTGGCAGGCCGCACATCCCGAATGCGGTCCCATCCACGCGGTTGATGGATCCGCCGCCGAAGCGTTGGTCGCCGCGCAGGTCCTCGACGTGGTGTGCCGTCACTGTGCCGAGTTTCGCTCGGCACTCCAGGTCACCGCATGA
- the prmC gene encoding peptide chain release factor N(5)-glutamine methyltransferase — protein MILGSLLDDLAQQLAGPDVPPSRADARDLIASVLDRPRFWPSANAALELDDATVSAITAAAARLQQGMPLAYAVGKAAFRHLTLQVDARVLIPRPETELLVDIVLAAVPQGGVVADVCTGSGAIALALATEGRFERVIGTDLSSDALDVARANLEALTALSQADFAERQSSSSAPLGTIAPVEFRQGDLLAPLRGERLRAIVANPPYIAPVEAGDLPSLVRDWEPHLALFSEDDGMRAIRAIVRGAPDLLEPGGLLTVEIDSQRADLARACAEEDPRWRTVSVRMDLTGRERFLVAQRNDAP, from the coding sequence GTGATCCTCGGTAGTCTGCTGGATGACCTCGCGCAGCAACTTGCCGGCCCCGACGTCCCGCCCTCGCGCGCCGACGCTCGCGACCTGATCGCTTCCGTACTCGACCGCCCGCGCTTCTGGCCCAGTGCCAATGCCGCGCTCGAGCTCGACGACGCCACCGTGTCGGCCATCACCGCTGCCGCGGCTCGCCTGCAGCAGGGAATGCCGCTGGCCTACGCCGTTGGCAAGGCTGCCTTCCGACACCTCACCCTGCAGGTAGACGCGCGCGTGTTGATTCCGCGCCCTGAGACCGAGCTGCTGGTGGATATTGTGCTGGCGGCTGTTCCGCAGGGGGGCGTCGTAGCCGATGTGTGCACCGGCTCGGGCGCGATTGCCCTCGCGCTGGCCACCGAGGGGCGGTTTGAGCGAGTGATTGGCACCGACCTCTCCTCCGACGCCCTCGACGTCGCACGCGCCAATCTGGAGGCGCTCACAGCCCTGTCTCAGGCCGACTTCGCCGAGCGGCAATCGAGTAGCTCCGCACCGTTGGGGACGATCGCGCCCGTGGAGTTCCGCCAAGGGGACCTGCTGGCTCCGCTCAGAGGGGAACGCCTGCGAGCGATCGTGGCGAATCCCCCCTATATTGCTCCGGTTGAAGCAGGCGATCTCCCGTCGCTGGTCCGTGACTGGGAGCCCCATTTGGCCCTCTTCAGCGAAGACGATGGCATGCGGGCAATTCGCGCGATTGTGCGCGGGGCGCCCGATTTGTTGGAACCTGGCGGGTTGCTGACGGTTGAAATCGACAGCCAGCGGGCCGATCTGGCTCGCGCATGCGCGGAGGAGGATCCGCGCTGGCGCACCGTCTCCGTTCGGATGGACCTCACTGGCCGCGAGCGGTTTCTCGTGGCGCAACGCAATGACGCCCCCTGA